A segment of the bacterium genome:
GAACAGCCGGCCCCGCAGCAGCGGGATGCCCATCGCGCGGAAATAGCCCGCGCTCACGACGCGGAACCCGGCAGCCCCGACCCGCTCACGGTCCGTAAGGTCCAGACGCTGGAAATCCTCGAGGCTCTGGATCTCGTCCGGCCCGTTCATCTCGATGAACAGGCCATCCGGGTAGAAGCCGGCGTTCCCCAGCGGGAGGGCGCTGGTGCTTCCCACCTCGACAACGCCGGGCAGCGACCGCAGCCGCGCCATCAACTCCTCCCGGAACGCCGCCTGGCGCCGGCCTTCGTCCCAGTCGGTGATCGCCGGAAGCGCGACGTCCAGGATCAGTGCCCGTTCCGTGCGGTAGCCCGGATCCACCGCGAGCACACGGGCAAAGCTGCGGGCCAGCAGCGCGGCACCCGCGAGCAGCACCAGCGTCGTCGCGATCTGGACGATGACGAGCCCGTTGCGCACCCTCTGGCCACGCCGGCCGCTTGCGAGCGTCCGCTGCGCCTCCATCAACGCGCCATGGATCTCCCGCCCCGCAGCACGCAGACTCGTCAGGGCCGCGAGCACAAGCGTGCACACCAGCACCGCTCCCATCGCGAACGACAGCGCCGCCCAGCTCACGTCGATCTCGCGTGCGCGCGGCAGGTTGCCCGGCTCGAACGCCAGCAGAGCCGCGACGCCGCCATGGGCGATCAGCACGCCCAGCACTCCGCCAGCAGCGCAGAGCACCAGCGACTCGGCGGCGATCTGCCGTACGATCCGGCCGCGCCCGGCGCCGAGCGCGAGCCGCACGGCCAGCTCACGCTCCCGGCTCGTCGTTCGGGCCAGTAGCAGGTTCGAGACGTTGGCGCATGCGATCAGCAGCAGCAGCGCCGCGGCACCGAACAGGATCAGGAGCGGTCTGCGTACGCCGCCCGTCACCACATCCTGGAGCCGGGTCGCCGTCGCATCCGACATCATCGTCTCCGACCCGTAGCGTTCCTTCAGCTCCCGCGCGACCCGGCTCAGCTCGGCTCGCGCGCGATCGAGGCCGACACCAGCGGCGAGACGCCCGATCGCACGGTAGTTGTGCGCCGTCCGGCTCTCCGTGGCGGGATCGTGCGACAACGGCACCAGCACCTCCACGCCCGCGGGATAGTCGAACTCCGGCGGCAGCACACCCACGACGGGGTAGGAGGACGGCCCCACACGCAGCGCCTTGCCCGAGAGGTCGGGATCACCGCCGAACCAGCGCTGCCAGTAGGCATGACTGACGATGGCCGCCGGCGCGCCCCCCGGTCTTGCCTCCTCCTCCAGGAATCCGCGACCGACGACGGGACGCACGCCCAGCACATCGAGGAACTGCTCCGACACGAACAGGACGTTCGCCCGGTGCGGCCGGCCGTCCGCCAACACCGACATAGGCGTCCCGCCCTCGTAGATCGCCAGCGCATCGAAGCTCCGGCTCCGCTCGCGCAGGTCCTGGAAGTTCGGGCCCGATATGTTGGCGGCGGGTCGCCCCTCCGCGTTGACCTGCCGTACCCACACGATGCGCTCCGCCTCCGGGTACGGCAGCGGCCGCAGCAGCACGGCGTTCACCACACTGAACACGGCCGTCGCCGCGCCCAGCCCCACGCCCAGCGTCGCGATGGAAACGGCGGCGAACCCCGGCGCGTTCCGCAGCGCGTGGACGGCATAGCGCAGGTCCCGACCCAAGTCCTCCAGCCACGCCATGCGCAGAGTTCCCATTGCGGTCTCCACGGTTGAAGCACTCGTCCGCGTAAGACTACGAGTACGGGTGCCTGCGTGCTTCGACCGTTGGGCGGATTCCCTCCGCAGAACCGCCGGCCCTACTGGCCGGCCGGCACGCCCGCGGTGTCTTCGACAGCGCTGGCAGCGGTGTCGGGGGCAGCATCGGCTGTGGTGTCGGCTGCAACGTCCGCAGCGGTGTCGGCGCCGAGGCGGACGGGGCGGACGGGGCGCGCGGGTCCGTTGCGGAGGGGAGCCCGGCAGCGGCTCGCCGGCGCGCTGCCGACGAGGAAGTACTCGGTGCGGAGCTCGCGGGCGGGGGCGCAGTCGGGGGAGTACGCGTTGCCGTCCTCGTCGATGCGGCGCACGACGATGCCGGGAGGCGGCCGCCACGGCTTCTCATCCGGGGGCGCGACGCGGCGCATGATCCGG
Coding sequences within it:
- a CDS encoding permease yields the protein MAWLEDLGRDLRYAVHALRNAPGFAAVSIATLGVGLGAATAVFSVVNAVLLRPLPYPEAERIVWVRQVNAEGRPAANISGPNFQDLRERSRSFDALAIYEGGTPMSVLADGRPHRANVLFVSEQFLDVLGVRPVVGRGFLEEEARPGGAPAAIVSHAYWQRWFGGDPDLSGKALRVGPSSYPVVGVLPPEFDYPAGVEVLVPLSHDPATESRTAHNYRAIGRLAAGVGLDRARAELSRVARELKERYGSETMMSDATATRLQDVVTGGVRRPLLILFGAAALLLLIACANVSNLLLARTTSRERELAVRLALGAGRGRIVRQIAAESLVLCAAGGVLGVLIAHGGVAALLAFEPGNLPRAREIDVSWAALSFAMGAVLVCTLVLAALTSLRAAGREIHGALMEAQRTLASGRRGQRVRNGLVIVQIATTLVLLAGAALLARSFARVLAVDPGYRTERALILDVALPAITDWDEGRRQAAFREELMARLRSLPGVVEVGSTSALPLGNAGFYPDGLFIEMNGPDEIQSLEDFQRLDLTDRERVGAAGFRVVSAGYFRAMGIPLLRGRLFDEGDVYDAPHVAVISESLARTKWPGEDPIGRYIQFGNMDGDLRPFRIVGIVGDVREVSLESRPEPLFYVDHRQRPRQASQTSIVVYGTEDAAVASAAERIVRDLDPEVPVRVRRLSEVVDASLAGRRFSLLLLGLFSAAALLVATMGIYGVVSYLVAQRTHEIGIRMALGAGSREVMRLVIGRGAALAVTGTLIGLASALALTRVLSSMLYGVSATDPVTFVAVALIIAAAALLASYLPARQAARLPPAATLRMG